In Methylotenera mobilis JLW8, the following are encoded in one genomic region:
- the ahcY gene encoding adenosylhomocysteinase has translation MNTVTADFKNIANDYVIADINLAAFGRKEIAIAETEMPGLMAIREEFAKAQPLKGARITGSLHMTIQTAVLIETLKDLGADVRWASCNIYSTQDHAAAAIAAGGTPVFAVKGETLAEYWDYTHRIFEWTDGGYSNMILDDGGDATLLLHLGTRAEKDLSVIANPTSEEETCLFAAIKAKLATDASWYSTRLAQIKGVTEETTTGVHRLYQMHKEGKLAFPAINVNDSVTKSKFDNLYGCRESLVDAIKRATDVMVAGKIAIVAGYGDVGKGSAQALRALSAQVWVTEIDPICALQAAMEGYRVVTMDYAAEHGDIFVTATGNYHVITHDHMAKMKDQAIVCNIGHFDNEIDVASLEKYTWDEIKPQVDHVIFPDGKKIILLAKGRLVNLGCGTGHPSYVMSSSFANQTIAQIELFTQTSKYPVGVYTLPKHLDEKVAVLQLKKLNAQLSVLTDEQAAYIGVQKQGPFKPDTYRY, from the coding sequence ATGAATACTGTGACTGCTGATTTTAAAAATATAGCCAACGATTACGTTATTGCCGACATCAATTTAGCCGCTTTTGGCCGTAAAGAAATTGCGATTGCTGAAACAGAAATGCCAGGTTTGATGGCGATTCGCGAAGAGTTCGCAAAAGCACAGCCGCTGAAAGGCGCGCGCATTACCGGTAGTTTGCACATGACGATTCAAACCGCGGTGCTGATTGAAACCTTAAAAGACTTAGGCGCGGACGTGCGCTGGGCATCTTGCAATATCTACTCTACACAAGACCATGCTGCTGCAGCGATTGCTGCTGGCGGCACACCAGTGTTTGCAGTGAAAGGTGAAACATTAGCTGAATACTGGGATTACACACATCGCATCTTTGAATGGACAGATGGTGGCTACAGCAACATGATTCTGGATGATGGCGGCGATGCTACTTTGCTGTTGCATCTAGGTACACGTGCTGAAAAAGACTTGTCTGTGATTGCTAACCCTACTTCAGAAGAAGAAACCTGTTTGTTTGCCGCGATTAAAGCTAAATTAGCAACAGACGCAAGCTGGTACTCAACACGTTTGGCGCAAATTAAAGGCGTGACTGAAGAAACAACAACTGGTGTGCACCGTCTGTATCAAATGCATAAAGAAGGCAAGTTGGCGTTCCCAGCGATTAACGTTAACGACTCTGTGACTAAATCTAAATTTGATAACTTGTATGGCTGTCGTGAGTCTTTAGTAGATGCAATCAAACGCGCAACCGATGTGATGGTGGCTGGCAAGATTGCTATCGTTGCCGGTTATGGCGATGTAGGTAAGGGTTCTGCTCAAGCTTTACGTGCACTTTCAGCCCAAGTTTGGGTAACAGAAATTGACCCAATCTGTGCATTGCAGGCAGCGATGGAAGGCTACCGTGTGGTAACTATGGATTATGCGGCTGAGCACGGTGACATTTTTGTAACTGCAACTGGCAACTATCATGTGATTACCCATGACCACATGGCGAAAATGAAAGACCAAGCGATTGTTTGTAACATTGGTCACTTTGACAATGAAATTGATGTTGCTTCACTGGAAAAGTACACTTGGGATGAAATCAAGCCGCAAGTTGACCATGTGATTTTCCCAGATGGTAAAAAAATCATTCTGCTGGCAAAAGGTCGTTTAGTGAACTTAGGTTGCGGTACTGGTCACCCAAGTTATGTGATGAGTTCATCATTTGCTAACCAAACTATCGCGCAAATTGAGTTGTTTACCCAAACCAGTAAATACCCAGTAGGCGTATATACTTTGCCTAAACATCTTGATGAAAAAGTGGCGGTATTACAATTGAAGAAATTGAATGCACAATTGTCTGTACTCACCGACGAGCAAGCTGCTTATATTGGCGTGCAAAAGCAAGGTCCATTTAAGCCTGATACTTACCGCTACTAA
- the fmt gene encoding methionyl-tRNA formyltransferase, with translation MKIIFAGTPDFAVPALAALIEAGHDVVMVLTQPDRPAGRGMKLKASPIKVLAEQYGLFVFQPETLKDATVQAEIAETHADVMIVAAYGLIIPTVVLQMPKHGCYNIHASLLPRWRGAAPIHRSILAGDNETGVTIMEVVPALDAGAMVSKGVVPITETDTTQGLHDALAAIGADLMVEAMHVLTQTGRLASVPQDELLVTYAHKLEKAEAVIDWQKSAAEISRQVRAFNPFPVAQSFLHGEVCRLWMATTVDGMSSSAAPGSVLDVHDGILVACGDGGVLRISELQAPGGKRLSASVFMLGHALKAGDQFGGA, from the coding sequence TTGAAAATTATATTTGCGGGGACACCCGATTTTGCCGTGCCGGCATTGGCGGCACTGATTGAGGCTGGCCATGATGTTGTGATGGTGCTAACACAGCCAGACCGTCCAGCTGGGCGCGGTATGAAGCTAAAAGCTAGTCCGATTAAAGTATTGGCCGAGCAGTATGGTTTATTTGTGTTTCAGCCCGAAACCTTAAAAGATGCGACGGTACAGGCGGAAATCGCAGAAACGCATGCCGATGTCATGATTGTTGCTGCCTATGGTTTAATTATCCCCACTGTTGTGTTGCAGATGCCTAAGCATGGCTGTTATAACATCCATGCCTCATTGTTGCCGCGCTGGCGCGGTGCTGCGCCTATCCATCGCTCTATCTTGGCTGGCGATAATGAGACCGGTGTCACCATCATGGAAGTAGTGCCGGCCTTGGATGCTGGTGCTATGGTAAGTAAGGGCGTGGTGCCCATTACTGAAACCGATACCACACAAGGCTTGCATGATGCGTTAGCCGCGATTGGTGCTGATTTAATGGTAGAGGCGATGCACGTGTTAACCCAAACGGGTCGGTTGGCGAGTGTGCCGCAAGATGAGTTGTTGGTGACCTACGCGCACAAGTTAGAAAAAGCAGAAGCGGTGATTGACTGGCAAAAAAGTGCTGCAGAAATTTCAAGGCAAGTGCGTGCATTCAATCCCTTCCCGGTTGCGCAAAGCTTTTTACATGGTGAAGTATGCCGTCTTTGGATGGCGACCACTGTTGATGGTATGTCTAGTAGCGCCGCTCCTGGCAGTGTGCTTGATGTACATGACGGTATTTTGGTGGCCTGCGGTGATGGCGGCGTGTTGCGCATTAGTGAATTACAAGCCCCAGGTGGCAAACGCTTGAGTGCTTCAGTCTTTATGCTGGGACATGCTTTAAAAGCAGGTGATCAGTTTGGCGGGGCATAA
- a CDS encoding phage holin family protein, translating to MKLLLGWVLNALALLAVAYLLPNIHVASFLSALLASFIIGLVNILIRPLLILLTLPITVLTLGLFILVINGVLFYFVGQSLQGFHVDTLMAGVLGALLYSVFSWLLAALLIDDK from the coding sequence ATGAAATTGCTATTGGGGTGGGTGCTAAATGCACTGGCATTATTAGCGGTGGCTTATTTGCTGCCCAATATTCATGTGGCAAGCTTCTTGAGTGCTTTGCTGGCGTCTTTCATCATCGGTCTGGTCAATATCCTGATTCGACCCTTGCTGATTTTGCTGACGCTGCCCATTACTGTGCTCACATTGGGGCTATTTATTTTAGTGATTAATGGGGTTCTGTTCTATTTTGTTGGGCAGTCATTACAGGGCTTTCATGTGGATACCTTAATGGCAGGTGTACTAGGCGCATTGCTGTACAGCGTGTTCTCATGGCTACTGGCCGCGCTATTAATTGATGATAAATAA
- a CDS encoding DUF494 domain-containing protein has product MFEALVYMFENYIDTQYRPDNNTLTRELFAAGFDEEDINGACDWFNQLESMTGKPELFQMADAANSRIFTEIELKKISAESIAFILFLVQANILNTSQRELVLELAMNVPQAMIGIEEMRWIVLMTTWGASKTGPDKTKEYLFIEDVLLNEKKPTLH; this is encoded by the coding sequence ATGTTTGAAGCCTTGGTTTATATGTTCGAAAACTACATTGACACACAATACAGACCCGACAACAACACTCTCACCCGAGAGTTATTTGCCGCAGGGTTTGACGAAGAAGATATTAACGGTGCTTGCGATTGGTTCAATCAGTTAGAATCCATGACCGGCAAGCCAGAGCTATTTCAAATGGCAGATGCTGCCAATAGCCGCATATTTACCGAAATAGAGCTAAAAAAGATATCTGCCGAAAGCATCGCTTTTATTTTATTCTTGGTACAAGCCAACATCCTCAACACTTCACAGCGAGAACTAGTACTGGAACTTGCCATGAACGTTCCGCAAGCCATGATAGGGATTGAGGAAATGCGCTGGATCGTGCTCATGACCACATGGGGTGCCAGCAAGACTGGTCCGGATAAAACTAAAGAGTATTTGTTTATTGAAGATGTATTGCTGAATGAAAAAAAGCCTACACTGCACTGA
- the htpX gene encoding zinc metalloprotease HtpX has product MLGNWLKTTILMAAIVALFGVVGAALGGAGGMMIALLLAGAMNIYAYWFSDKAVLKMYGAQEITPDNVQFRSYYQMVRQLAENAQLPMPKVYVIDESQPNAFATGRNPENAAVAATVGIMQILDERELRGVMAHELAHVRNRDTLISTISATVAGAIASIAQFGMLLGGGRNDQGERNVNPIVGILVMLLAPLAATLIQMAISRAREFEADKAGAEISGDPRALASALQKIHHYAHQVANPTAEAHPETAQMMIINPLSGVSLDRLFSTHPDTAERVSRLMAMASRF; this is encoded by the coding sequence ATGTTAGGAAACTGGCTGAAAACGACGATTTTGATGGCAGCGATTGTTGCCTTGTTTGGCGTGGTGGGTGCGGCGTTAGGCGGTGCCGGCGGTATGATGATTGCGTTGCTGCTGGCTGGCGCGATGAATATTTACGCGTACTGGTTCTCTGATAAAGCCGTGCTGAAAATGTATGGTGCGCAGGAGATTACACCAGACAATGTGCAGTTCCGCAGTTATTACCAAATGGTGCGGCAGTTGGCAGAAAACGCACAGTTGCCTATGCCTAAGGTTTATGTGATTGATGAGTCTCAGCCTAATGCCTTTGCGACAGGGCGTAACCCCGAGAATGCCGCGGTCGCAGCAACCGTTGGCATTATGCAGATTTTGGATGAGCGGGAGTTGCGTGGGGTAATGGCGCATGAACTTGCGCATGTGAGAAATCGAGATACGTTAATTTCCACGATATCCGCCACCGTAGCGGGTGCCATTGCTTCTATAGCGCAGTTTGGCATGTTGTTAGGTGGTGGTCGCAATGATCAGGGTGAGCGTAATGTGAATCCGATAGTCGGTATATTAGTGATGCTACTGGCGCCGTTAGCGGCAACATTAATACAGATGGCGATTTCGCGAGCACGTGAGTTTGAAGCGGACAAGGCCGGAGCTGAAATTAGTGGCGATCCGCGCGCCTTGGCTAGTGCGTTGCAGAAAATCCATCACTATGCACACCAAGTGGCAAACCCAACCGCAGAGGCGCACCCGGAAACAGCGCAGATGATGATTATTAATCCGTTGTCTGGCGTATCATTAGATAGATTGTTTAGTACGCATCCTGATACTGCAGAGCGTGTGTCGCGTTTAATGGCAATGGCTAGCCGCTTTTAA
- the def gene encoding peptide deformylase, with protein MAILDILNYPDPRLHTVAKPVKEVNAAVHRLIDDMAETMYAAPGIGLAATQVDQHVQLLLVDTSETKDQLQVFINPKILERDGEQVYEEGCLSVPGVYESVTRAEKILVEALGKDGKRFTLEAHGLLSVCIQHEMDHLQGKVFVEYLSPLKRNRIKNKMLKQQRGK; from the coding sequence ATGGCAATTTTAGATATCCTTAATTATCCTGACCCGCGTTTGCATACGGTGGCTAAGCCTGTGAAAGAAGTGAACGCAGCGGTTCACCGCTTGATTGATGATATGGCGGAAACCATGTACGCGGCGCCGGGGATAGGCTTGGCAGCAACGCAGGTCGATCAGCACGTGCAGCTGTTGTTGGTAGACACCAGTGAGACCAAAGACCAACTGCAGGTGTTTATTAACCCTAAAATACTGGAGCGTGATGGCGAGCAAGTTTATGAAGAGGGTTGTCTGTCAGTGCCAGGGGTCTACGAGAGTGTGACGCGCGCAGAAAAGATTTTGGTTGAGGCTTTGGGTAAAGACGGTAAGCGCTTTACTTTGGAGGCGCATGGCTTATTGAGCGTGTGCATTCAACATGAAATGGATCATTTGCAGGGTAAGGTGTTTGTTGAATACTTATCCCCACTTAAGCGTAATAGAATTAAAAACAAAATGCTCAAGCAGCAGCGTGGCAAATAG
- a CDS encoding LysM peptidoglycan-binding domain-containing protein, whose amino-acid sequence MFRNIITLLMFCCLSFNLNAQVIALKEDHPDRHVVVKGDTLWWISARFLKDPWLWPQVWQLNRAQIKNPHLIYPGDVIVLDQSSGTPQLKLLRPTITLEPGVIVEPVDQAAISTIPINAIAPFLSQPLVIEKDQLAESPRIIAGPDNRVVLSTGTRVYINKIEENKDLNWFIYRPGDSMVDPDSKEVLGVEATYLGDLRVKKYGKPATAEVTKAKEEIFVKDRLVPSGDEISVNFTPHAPDTQIKGRVLKIYGGLAETGPGSIISISRGSKDGVEVGQVLAISRYGRIIKDPEPTKEAKEEAKKADAKPKLKELNFDISTGEDGKAIVNFGKDKKEATSTEPALEPGYIKLPDERVGLIMVFRVFDRVAYGLVMQASDPINTLDSVHNP is encoded by the coding sequence ATGTTTCGCAATATTATAACGCTGCTCATGTTTTGTTGCTTAAGCTTCAACCTGAATGCACAAGTAATTGCACTAAAAGAAGATCATCCGGATCGTCACGTCGTGGTCAAAGGTGACACCTTGTGGTGGATATCTGCCCGCTTCCTTAAAGACCCATGGTTATGGCCCCAAGTTTGGCAGCTAAACCGCGCCCAAATTAAAAACCCGCACTTAATTTATCCCGGCGACGTTATCGTGCTTGATCAAAGTAGCGGCACTCCGCAACTAAAACTATTACGCCCAACCATTACGCTAGAGCCTGGTGTGATCGTTGAACCAGTGGATCAAGCTGCAATTTCTACCATCCCAATCAACGCGATTGCGCCATTCTTAAGCCAGCCACTAGTGATAGAAAAAGATCAACTAGCAGAATCACCAAGAATTATTGCAGGGCCGGATAACCGTGTGGTACTTAGCACTGGCACACGCGTTTACATTAACAAAATTGAAGAAAATAAAGACCTGAATTGGTTTATTTACCGTCCAGGTGACTCCATGGTAGACCCAGACTCGAAAGAAGTGCTGGGGGTAGAAGCGACCTACCTAGGGGATTTACGCGTTAAAAAATACGGCAAGCCTGCAACAGCAGAGGTAACTAAAGCGAAAGAAGAGATTTTTGTCAAAGACCGCCTAGTGCCAAGCGGGGATGAAATTTCCGTCAACTTTACACCGCATGCACCTGACACGCAGATCAAAGGACGAGTGCTGAAGATTTATGGTGGACTAGCCGAAACTGGACCTGGGAGCATTATTTCTATCAGTCGCGGCTCTAAAGATGGCGTAGAAGTGGGGCAAGTACTAGCAATTAGCCGCTACGGCCGCATTATTAAAGACCCTGAGCCGACAAAAGAAGCCAAAGAAGAGGCTAAAAAAGCGGATGCGAAGCCAAAATTAAAAGAGTTAAATTTTGACATTTCCACTGGTGAAGATGGCAAAGCCATCGTTAACTTTGGCAAAGACAAAAAAGAAGCCACAAGCACTGAGCCAGCATTGGAACCAGGCTACATTAAGCTTCCAGATGAGCGCGTAGGTTTAATCATGGTATTCCGGGTATTTGATCGCGTTGCTTATGGCCTCGTTATGCAAGCCAGCGACCCAATTAACACGCTAGATTCTGTACACAATCCTTAA
- the dprA gene encoding DNA-processing protein DprA, translating into MTISREEVAEKSLWVSLGSISGIGPQTFCQLLRAFGSPYNIYAASLSQLKEVVSATIANAISNGANQEPAAEFTQWLAGANNHLITLADHEYPRALLEISDPPPYLYAKGNLALLNQPSIAIVGSRNASVQGEKNAEAFAYDLCQHGLCIVSGLALGIDGAAHRGALKAGGATIAVVGTGLDIVYPAKHRELAHQIAEHGLLLSEFALGTPSKPQNFPKRNRIISGLSLGCLVVEANIQSGSQITARMAAEQGREIFAIPGSIHSPMSKGCHQLIKQGAKLVDCIQDITEELKLQPRSNTLISKASASQDREIASSEQLLLDTMGFDPAPLERLVTLTGLTVAEVSSMLMLLELDGKVASLTGGQYQKIM; encoded by the coding sequence ATGACTATCAGTCGCGAAGAAGTTGCGGAAAAGTCGCTATGGGTGAGCTTGGGCAGCATTTCCGGTATAGGGCCACAGACCTTTTGCCAGTTACTGAGAGCCTTTGGTAGTCCCTACAATATCTATGCCGCCAGCCTCTCGCAGTTAAAAGAAGTCGTTTCAGCCACCATTGCTAATGCAATTAGTAATGGTGCCAACCAAGAACCCGCTGCAGAGTTCACGCAATGGCTGGCTGGAGCCAACAACCATCTGATCACGCTTGCAGACCACGAATATCCACGTGCACTCTTAGAAATCAGCGACCCACCACCTTATCTATACGCAAAAGGTAATTTGGCGCTCCTGAATCAACCCAGCATCGCCATCGTAGGCAGCCGCAATGCATCCGTACAAGGTGAAAAAAACGCAGAAGCGTTCGCTTATGACCTGTGCCAGCACGGGCTGTGCATCGTCAGTGGCTTGGCACTTGGCATAGATGGTGCAGCCCACAGAGGCGCACTTAAGGCCGGCGGCGCAACCATTGCCGTAGTCGGCACCGGGCTGGACATTGTGTACCCGGCAAAACACCGCGAACTTGCTCACCAAATTGCGGAACACGGCTTACTTTTGTCTGAGTTTGCATTGGGCACGCCATCCAAGCCACAAAACTTTCCCAAAAGAAATCGCATCATTAGCGGCCTAAGTTTGGGCTGTTTGGTAGTAGAAGCCAACATACAGAGCGGCTCACAAATTACCGCGCGCATGGCTGCAGAGCAAGGCCGTGAAATTTTTGCCATTCCAGGCTCAATCCATTCGCCCATGTCTAAGGGCTGCCACCAGCTCATCAAGCAAGGCGCCAAACTGGTGGATTGCATACAAGATATTACGGAAGAGCTCAAACTGCAGCCTCGCAGCAACACCTTAATATCCAAGGCATCAGCATCTCAAGATAGAGAAATCGCCTCATCTGAGCAATTGCTGCTCGACACCATGGGCTTTGACCCAGCACCTTTAGAGCGCCTAGTCACGCTGACAGGCTTGACGGTGGCTGAAGTTTCATCCATGCTAATGTTACTGGAGCTTGATGGCAAAGTTGCCAGCTTAACAGGAGGGCAATATCAAAAAATTATGTAG
- the metF gene encoding methylenetetrahydrofolate reductase [NAD(P)H], which produces MKTTTKKFDVSFEFFPPKTTEGMDKLRETRSQLAKFNPEFYSVTFGAGGSTRDRTMDTVLEIQREGFQAAPHISGISSSKSEIRDLLQAYQTQGIKRLVALRGDIPSGEVSAGDFRYASELVAFIREETGSHFSVEVAAYPEFHPEARTPAADLQNLKRKVAAGANSAITQYFYNADAYFRFVDQCDALGINVPIVPGIMPIYNITQLARFSSVCGAEIPRWLKMRLEEYGDDMASLRAFGVDVVSELCETLLAWGVPSLHFYTLNQSNIISNIIENVQE; this is translated from the coding sequence ATGAAGACGACTACTAAAAAGTTTGATGTTAGTTTCGAGTTTTTCCCGCCTAAAACGACTGAAGGTATGGATAAATTACGCGAAACGCGTAGCCAGCTTGCAAAGTTTAATCCTGAGTTTTATTCCGTCACCTTTGGTGCGGGTGGCTCTACGCGTGATAGAACCATGGATACTGTGCTGGAAATTCAGCGTGAAGGCTTTCAGGCTGCACCACATATCTCCGGCATCTCATCCAGTAAGTCGGAAATTCGAGACTTATTGCAAGCTTACCAAACGCAAGGCATTAAACGTTTGGTGGCGCTACGCGGCGATATTCCTTCAGGTGAGGTGAGTGCTGGTGATTTCCGTTATGCCTCTGAGCTGGTGGCATTTATTCGAGAGGAAACCGGCAGCCACTTTAGTGTTGAAGTTGCCGCTTATCCAGAGTTTCATCCAGAGGCGCGTACACCTGCCGCAGACTTGCAGAACTTGAAGCGCAAGGTGGCTGCAGGTGCAAACTCTGCCATTACGCAATATTTTTATAATGCAGATGCTTATTTCCGCTTTGTTGATCAGTGCGATGCATTAGGCATTAACGTGCCTATCGTGCCAGGTATTATGCCTATTTACAATATTACCCAGTTGGCGCGCTTTTCAAGTGTGTGCGGTGCTGAAATTCCGCGTTGGTTAAAAATGCGTTTAGAAGAGTACGGCGACGATATGGCATCACTAAGAGCATTTGGTGTAGATGTGGTGAGTGAGTTGTGCGAAACCCTGCTGGCTTGGGGTGTACCTAGCTTGCACTTCTATACGTTGAATCAATCTAATATCATCAGCAATATTATCGAGAACGTTCAGGAATAA